A stretch of Fundicoccus culcitae DNA encodes these proteins:
- the purD gene encoding phosphoribosylamine--glycine ligase, translating to MNKKILVIGSGGREHAIARAFRDSQKVEKVFVAPGNPGMELDNAKHATPIECVDINIQAFEQLAAFVKENDIALTFVGPEQPLETGIVDYFNQEKLAIVGPTKEAAQLENSKWFAKKVMAEAGVQTAQYHYFTADQITQAKTYCQDLGLPFVIKADGLMAGKGVVIPESMDEAHLTLDQMMLHNQKAVLIEEFLVGTEFSHFSLVNEEHILALGSACDYKRVAANDTGLNTGGMGAFAPVPWVDDALNQQVIDTVVKPVAQQMVAQGTPFTGVLYSGLIMTASGPKVIEFNTRLGDPETQVLLPTLTTDFYEIVTAHLNQQPLQINIASQTLLGIVLAAQGYPGDYVKKIPVAIPSELLPQIVFAGVSGTSDQLYSSGGRILMAVASGHDLEEARTKAYATIEKIETVDTFYRPDIGCHRQLKGED from the coding sequence ATGAACAAAAAAATATTGGTGATTGGTTCCGGTGGGCGTGAACACGCGATTGCACGGGCTTTTAGAGACAGTCAAAAGGTTGAAAAAGTATTCGTCGCGCCTGGCAACCCCGGCATGGAATTAGATAACGCCAAGCACGCGACCCCCATCGAATGTGTTGACATCAACATCCAAGCATTCGAGCAATTAGCTGCATTTGTTAAGGAAAATGACATTGCCTTAACTTTTGTTGGTCCCGAACAACCGCTCGAAACAGGTATCGTGGATTATTTTAACCAAGAAAAGCTCGCTATCGTCGGACCGACCAAAGAAGCCGCCCAACTGGAAAATTCTAAATGGTTTGCTAAAAAGGTGATGGCTGAAGCCGGTGTTCAAACGGCTCAATATCACTATTTTACCGCCGACCAAATTACCCAAGCCAAAACCTACTGTCAAGATTTAGGGCTACCTTTTGTCATTAAAGCCGATGGTTTAATGGCTGGTAAGGGCGTGGTTATTCCTGAAAGCATGGACGAAGCACACTTGACCCTTGACCAAATGATGCTACACAATCAAAAAGCCGTTTTAATCGAAGAATTTTTGGTAGGTACAGAGTTTTCTCACTTTAGCCTAGTCAATGAGGAACACATTCTCGCTCTGGGCAGTGCGTGTGATTACAAACGAGTTGCCGCCAACGATACGGGGCTCAATACCGGAGGTATGGGGGCTTTTGCGCCTGTCCCGTGGGTGGACGACGCTCTGAACCAGCAAGTGATTGACACCGTTGTGAAACCTGTGGCCCAACAAATGGTCGCCCAAGGCACACCCTTTACCGGCGTTTTATATTCAGGCCTAATCATGACCGCCAGCGGCCCTAAAGTCATCGAGTTCAACACTCGCCTCGGCGACCCTGAAACACAAGTTTTACTACCGACCCTGACCACCGATTTTTATGAAATTGTAACCGCCCATTTAAACCAACAACCCCTTCAAATAAATATCGCTAGTCAAACCCTGCTGGGGATTGTGTTAGCTGCCCAAGGTTATCCAGGGGATTATGTGAAAAAGATCCCTGTTGCCATACCTAGTGAATTATTACCGCAAATTGTCTTTGCAGGTGTCAGTGGGACTAGCGACCAGCTATACTCCAGTGGAGGTCGGATTTTAATGGCGGTAGCTAGTGGACACGATTTAGAGGAAGCACGAACAAAAGCCTATGCAACTATTGAAAAGATAGAAACAGTCGATACCTTCTATCGACCAGATATTGGCTGTCATCGCCAACTTAAAGGAGAGGATTAA
- a CDS encoding phosphoribosylaminoimidazolesuccinocarboxamide synthase, whose amino-acid sequence MKLIYQGKTKDIYQTDDLLTLKFKDDVTGTDGQFDPGANQVGLSIEGMGQLNLAMSTYFFEKLNQAGVATHFVSSNIPEQTMVVKPMKVFGLGLEVITRFKATGSFIRRYGAYIEDGQPLDFYMEMTLKDDARQDPLVTPDALVALNIMTVEQYNRLVLLNRAITKMIKEDLEAKGLDLYDIKLEFGYAEDNPSQIVLIDEISGGNMRVYRGAELLQPLELAGYYTRD is encoded by the coding sequence ATGAAGTTAATTTATCAAGGTAAAACCAAAGATATCTATCAAACAGATGATTTGTTGACTTTGAAATTCAAGGATGATGTGACCGGGACTGATGGTCAATTTGATCCGGGTGCCAATCAAGTGGGCTTATCGATTGAAGGGATGGGGCAGTTGAATTTGGCGATGTCGACTTATTTTTTTGAAAAGTTAAATCAAGCCGGGGTTGCAACGCATTTTGTCTCTTCCAATATCCCTGAGCAAACCATGGTGGTTAAACCGATGAAAGTATTTGGCTTGGGTTTGGAAGTGATAACACGCTTTAAGGCAACGGGGTCATTTATTCGTCGTTATGGGGCTTATATTGAAGATGGGCAGCCGCTTGATTTTTATATGGAGATGACTTTAAAGGATGATGCGCGGCAAGACCCGTTAGTGACGCCCGATGCGCTTGTGGCTTTGAATATTATGACGGTGGAACAATACAATCGTTTAGTGTTGTTAAATCGGGCGATTACCAAGATGATTAAAGAGGATTTAGAAGCTAAAGGTTTGGATTTGTATGATATTAAATTGGAATTTGGTTATGCAGAAGATAATCCATCGCAAATTGTTTTGATTGATGAAATTTCAGGTGGCAACATGCGTGTTTATCGTGGGGCAGAGCTTTTACAACCCCTTG
- the purK gene encoding 5-(carboxyamino)imidazole ribonucleotide synthase produces the protein MTNVLLPGATIGIIGAGQLGKMLAQSAQKMGYRVAMYDPNPQSCGFAVANSYTVADFSDHDQLLAFVQSVDVVTYEFENIDGTLLDRLAANSYLPQGTHLLLTSQDRLKEKNWLNAIGVPTVSFRGIYSKEDLSREDRGVLKTTRWGYDGKGQFLLDGQADWDAIEASLAKQPLILEAFCEFAYEVSVIVARDLQGAVKVFPPSVNEHIHGVLCTSLVTGDFDAAVLAKIVDQATVIAEAGHLVGVCGIEFFVTQDGDIVANELAPRPHNSGHYSMEGCNVSQFDQHILAITGRPIRDIYLWEDSLMVNILGQHMPQIEAVIEAFPEAMVHVYDKGEAKEQRKMGHFTLTQAGVSEVLRSDFLQAWRQLF, from the coding sequence ATGACTAACGTACTTTTACCTGGCGCGACGATTGGGATCATAGGGGCGGGCCAGTTAGGCAAAATGCTTGCGCAATCGGCTCAAAAAATGGGCTATCGGGTAGCGATGTATGATCCCAACCCCCAATCATGTGGCTTTGCGGTGGCTAACAGCTATACCGTTGCTGATTTTTCAGATCATGATCAGTTGTTGGCTTTTGTCCAATCGGTAGATGTTGTCACCTATGAATTTGAAAATATTGATGGGACTTTATTAGATCGCTTAGCGGCTAATAGTTATTTGCCCCAAGGCACACACTTGTTGTTAACCTCCCAAGATCGGCTTAAGGAAAAAAACTGGTTGAATGCCATTGGAGTACCGACGGTGTCGTTCAGAGGTATTTATTCAAAAGAGGATTTAAGTCGTGAGGATCGTGGGGTTTTAAAGACAACGCGCTGGGGTTACGACGGCAAGGGGCAGTTTTTGTTGGATGGCCAAGCGGATTGGGATGCGATTGAGGCTAGTTTAGCTAAGCAACCACTCATTTTGGAAGCGTTTTGTGAATTTGCTTATGAGGTGTCGGTTATCGTGGCCCGCGATTTGCAGGGGGCGGTTAAAGTGTTTCCGCCAAGTGTGAATGAGCATATTCATGGGGTCTTGTGTACGTCGTTAGTGACAGGTGATTTTGATGCGGCTGTTTTAGCCAAAATTGTGGATCAAGCGACGGTAATTGCTGAAGCCGGGCATTTGGTAGGCGTGTGTGGCATTGAATTTTTTGTGACGCAAGATGGGGACATTGTGGCCAATGAGTTGGCTCCGCGACCGCATAACTCGGGACATTATTCGATGGAAGGTTGCAATGTATCGCAGTTTGATCAACATATTTTAGCGATAACGGGTCGTCCTATCAGAGATATTTATTTGTGGGAAGATAGTTTGATGGTGAATATATTGGGTCAACATATGCCGCAAATTGAGGCGGTGATAGAGGCGTTTCCGGAAGCGATGGTGCATGTGTATGATAAGGGTGAAGCCAAAGAGCAGCGTAAGATGGGGCATTTTACTTTGACGCAAGCTGGGGTTTCGGAGGTGTTGCGTTCAGACTTTTTGCAGGCGTGGCGGCAGTTATTTTAA
- the purE gene encoding 5-(carboxyamino)imidazole ribonucleotide mutase, giving the protein MRQQADVAVIMGSISDWEQMRGASEILDELGITHDRQVISAHRMPNEMLNFAETARKEGYKVIIAGAGGAAHLPGMIASSTTLPVIGVPIKSSALSGQDSLLSIVQMPAGVPVATMAIGPAGAKNAALMAARILAVTQVEVELALTDFQERQHLAALESSDQLYD; this is encoded by the coding sequence ATGCGACAACAAGCAGATGTAGCCGTCATTATGGGTAGTATTTCGGATTGGGAGCAAATGCGTGGTGCGAGTGAAATCCTAGATGAATTAGGTATTACGCATGATCGCCAAGTGATATCAGCACATCGGATGCCAAATGAAATGTTGAATTTTGCGGAAACAGCGCGTAAAGAAGGCTATAAAGTCATCATTGCCGGGGCTGGTGGTGCGGCCCACTTACCGGGGATGATTGCTTCAAGTACCACTTTACCCGTCATTGGGGTCCCAATTAAATCGAGTGCTTTAAGTGGACAAGATTCGCTCCTTTCGATTGTTCAAATGCCTGCCGGCGTACCGGTAGCCACGATGGCGATTGGACCTGCAGGAGCAAAAAACGCTGCTTTAATGGCAGCCAGAATTTTAGCGGTGACACAAGTCGAGGTTGAATTAGCCTTAACAGACTTTCAAGAAAGACAACATTTAGCCGCTTTAGAAAGTAGTGATCAGTTGTATGACTAA